Below is a genomic region from Persicimonas caeni.
CGGTGTGGCAGGCGACGACCCCACGGTCGACGCGAACAAGTGGACGTGGACGATGGCGTCCTACAACCCCGGGCACACGAGCGACGACAACGACGAGTACGGCGCCAAGCTCACGCCCGACACCGCGGGCGACTTCGTGTACGCCTACCGCTTCTCGGTCGACGGCGGCACCAACTGGACCTACTGCGACCTCGACGACAGCACGAACGGCTTCAGCCTCGACCAGGCCGGCGAACTCACCGTCACCGAAGACACGACCGTGCCGACCGTCGACATCGGCTGGTGCCGCCTGCAGTGGCCCGAGTCGACCTCGACCACCGTGGGCGCGAACACCGAGATGATCTACGGCCGCGTCTACTCGGCCGGCTGCACCGACGGCAACGCCCACTGCGACGAGATCACCGCCCAGGTCGGCTACGGCCCCACCGACGGCGACCCCACCGCGGACGCCAGCGCCTACACCTGGACCGACGCCAGCTACAACGCGGGCCACGAGTCCGACAACAACGACGAATACCAGGCCGCCCTGCAACCGACCGCCGAGGGGACGTACAGCTACGCGTATCGCTTCTCGGGCGACGGCGGCGCCACCTGGACCTACTGCGACTTCGACGACGCGGCGGGCTTCGTCGCGGGCAACATGGGCACGTTGACCGTCGATCCGTAACCGCAAGAAATCACCACGGGGAGCACCGAGGCACGGGGAAAAGCCCTAAAAAAGCCTCTCTCCGTGTCCCCGTGCTCCCCGTGGTGAAACCCTCGGCACGTTGACCGTCGATCCGTAACGGCAAGAAATCACCACGGGGAGCACCGAGGCACGGGGAAAAGCCCTAAAAAAAGCCTCTCTCCGTGTCCCCGTGCTCCCCGTGGTGAATCTCTTCTGTTCCGCTACTCACGTGCGGTTGCGCACCCGCTCGAAGCCGTCGCGGATGTCGCTCATCAGCAGGCGGATGTCTTCTTTCATCCGGTCGGCCTCCGACTGGCCCTGCTGGCGCAGCCCTTTCATCTTGGTTTCGAGCTCCTGGAAATTCTTCTCGACGTCTTCCCAAGCGTCGCGCGCTTCCATCTTGCCCAAGTTGAGCTTCACCTTGAGCTCGTCGCGCTTTTGCTTGAGCTTGTCGAATGTTTCTTGAAGATTGTTATTGTCCGCCATGGTCATACCTCGTTTGGTTTCATTCCCATTCGTTTCGAGTCCGAAACCAACGTTTACACACGCCGATGAACGTCAAGGACTGCGCCCTGTTCTTGCGCTTGGGTGGTGGAAACGTTAGGCAAGACGAGACGCCTTGCAGCCCTGAACCACGTTCAAAAGACCCTTTCCAAAACCACCCAAAACGGAAGTCTGTCATGTCTGTACTCATCCTGGGAGCAACTTCGCCGATCGCCCGCGCCGTGGCCGAGGAGTACGCCGCCGACGGCAAGTCGGTGGTGTTGGCGGCGCGTAACGCCGACGAGGCCGAGGCGATCGCCTCGGACATCGCCATCCGCTTCGAGGTCGACACCTTCGCGCGCAGCTTCGACGCGCTCGACATCGACGAGCACGACGCGTTCGTCGCGTCGGTCGAGGACGAAGCCGGTCCCATCGAGGTGGTGTTGGTGGCGTTCGGGGATATGGGTGACCAGGAGGCCAGCGAAGAGGACTTCGAGCGCGCCCGCCGCGTCATCGACGTCAACTACACCGGCGCCGCCTCGCTCAGCGAGGCTGTCGCCCGGCGCATGGTCGAGCGCGGCGCAGGCTCGATCATCGGCATCTCGTCGGTCGCCGGCGACCGCGGCCGCAAGTCGAACTACTTCTACGGCAGCGCCAAGGGCGCCTTCACCCTCTACCTGCAAGGCCTGCGCAACCGCCTGGCCGACGACGGCGTCCACGTCATGACCGTCAAGCTCGGCTTCGTCGACACCCGCATGACCGTCGACCTCGAAACACCCATCCCCATCGCCAACCCCGCCAAAGTCGGCAAGGCCATCGCCCGCGCTCAAGGGCGCGGCGTGGACACCTTCTACTACCCGCACTTCTGGCGCGGCATCATGGGCATCATCAAGGCCATCCCCGAGTCGATCTTCAAGAAGTTGTCGCTCTAAGGTTCACCACGGGGGGCACCGAGACACGGGGAAACACAAAAATGCCTCTCTCTGTCTCTCCCCGTGTCCCCGTGCTCCCCGTGGTGAAATCGCCTGTCTAAGCAGTCGCCCTGAAATCCCGCAAAAAGACCGGCTTGCGTTTGCGCCCCCAGGCGCCCGGCTTCGCCTCGAAGACACCCGCGCACGGCGTGCTGCAGGTGTTGCAGCGTCCTTGTTCGTCCAAGTTCCAGCTCTTCAGCTCGTACCAGTCGCGTACGATCAGTGCTTCGCCGCACTCGTGGCAGAAGGTCGTGTCGCCCTCTTCGTCGTGGACGTTGCCGGTGTAGGCGTAGCGCATGCCGTTTTGCATGGCGAGGCGGCGGGCGCGTTGCAGGGTCGAGGCGGGGGTGCGCGGCTTGTCGCGCATGCGGTAGTCGGGGTGGAAGGCCGAGAAGTGAATCGGAACGTCGGGGCCGAGGTGCTCGACGATCCAAGAGGTCATCTCGTCGAGTTCCTCGTCGGAGTCGTTCTCGCCGGGGATGAGCAGGTTGGTGAGCTCGAACCAGACGTCGGTCTCGTGGGCGAGGTATTCGAGGGTGTCGAGCACAGGGGCGAGGTCGCCGGCGGCGATCTTTTTGTAGAAGCGCTGGGTGAACGCCTTCAGGTCGATATTGGCGGCGTCCATATGCTCGAAGAACTCGCGCCGGGGAGCCTCCTCCATGTAGCCGGCGGTGACCGCCACCGTCTTGATGCCGCGCTCGCGGCACGCTTGGGCGACGTCGATAGCGTACTCCATGAAGATGACCGGGTCGTTGTAGGTGAACGCGATGCTGCGCGCGCCCAGCTCCTCGGCGGCCCGGGCCAAGGTCTCGGGCGTGGCTTGGTCGGCCAGCGTCTGGACCTCGCGCGACTTGCTGATGTCCCAGTTCTGGCAGAACTTGCAGGCGAGGTTGCAGCCGGCGGTGCCGAAGGAGAGCACCGGCGTGCCCGGCAGGAAATGGTTGAGCGGCTTTTTCTCGATGGGATCGATGCAAAAGCCGCTCGAGCGGCCCCAGGTCGTCAGCACGATCTGGTCGTCCTGGCGCATGCGCACAAAGCACATGCCGCGCTGGCCCTCGTTGAGCTTGCAGGCGCGCGGACAGACGTCGCAGCGGATCTTGCCCGAGTCGAGCTCGGTCCAGTACTTCGTCGGTACGGTAAATGCGTCGTGAGTCATGGGATCAATCGTCGTCGGGACCATGCCAGAAGATACTGCTTCGATGTGGTTTGAACGTATGGCGCGGGGTGCTAATTTCTTGGCGGAGAGTTACTTGATCGGAGTACGACCATGACCCGCACGCGCCCCACCGCCGTCGCCGGCCGCTTTTACCCGGCCGACCGAGCCGAACTCGAAGAGCAAGTCCGCGCCCATCTGTCGCGCGGCGACACCCAAAAGCCCGCGCCCCGCGCGGTGATCGCGCCGCACGCGGGCTACGTCTACTCGGGCGACGTCGCCGGGCGTGCCTTTGCGCCCATCGAAAGCGCCGCGGACACCATCCGGCGCGTCGTGCTCGTGGGGCCGTCGCACTACGTGGGCTTCGACGGGCTGGCCATCAGCAGCGCCGACGCCTTCGAGACTCCGCTCGGCGAGGTCCCCGTGGACACCGAGCTTCGCCGGCAACTCGTCGACGCCGGCTTAGCCCAGGTGCTCGACGAGCCCCACACCCGCGAGCATAGCCTCGAGACGCACCTGCCATTTTTGCAAGGCGTGCTCGGCTCGTTCGAGTTGCTCCCGGTCGCCGTCGGCCGCGCCACCGGCGCACAGGTCGCCGACTTGCTCGAAGAGGTGTGGGACGACGACGAGACGTTCATCTCGGTGAGCTCGGACCTTAGCCACTTCCACCCGTACGACGAAGCGCGCGACATCGACCGGCGCACCTGCCAGGCGATCGAAGAGCTTCGCCCCGACGACCTCTCCCACGGCGACGCGTGCGGCCGAATCGGCATTCAGGGCTTGCTCGAGGTCGCCAAACGCCGCGGGCTGCGCGTCGAGACACTCGACCTGCGCAACTCGGGCGACACCGCCGGCCCCAAAAATGAGGTCGTCGGCTACGGGGCGTGGGCGGTTTACGCATAGACGCATCTAAGAAAAAATATCCCCCTCCAATCCCCCTCAGCACGTCTTCAGAGACAATGTCTTCCGATTGGGGGATAGTCACCAATGACAGACGGACTTATGGTTGTAAGTACACCACAACAATGCAACCTATCTCGCTACAAGCGATGAGAAGGTGGACTCTTCCGGGGGGAGGAGTCTATCTGCGGGTCCGCCCTGGCTATCCGAAATCCAAATCTGGGTAACTTGCGGGCGAGGCGTGTCTTGGTCGATACTGTCGGTGTCCGCGACAGTGCTTTTGGAGGCCGAGATGAACGTAACCGAGTTGGGAATGGGGCCCACCCTTGTGCTGCTTCACGGCGACGCGTCGCCCGAAAGGGTCGAGCCGTTGGCGCGCGCGTTGGCAGACGAGTTTCGCGTCTTGTTGCCCGATATTTCGGAGTATTGCGCCTCCGGCCCGCTCGACCCGGACGGTCGCCGACGCTGCCGTGAGGCGCTCGAGGAGATGATCGACCAGTGGACCGACGTCGCCCAGGTCTCCATCGTCGGCCACGCCGACGGCTGCTATCGCGCCTTCGACCTCGCCCTGGCCGGCCGCGTCTCCATCGGCGCCATCGTCGCGCTGGGGCCCTTCGACGCTCCCGACGAGGACGAAGCGGAGCGCTTCGAGCATTTCGTCGAGCAGCTCGGGCGCATCACCGCCCCGGTCTACCTTCGCACCGCGGGCGACGACCAGCCGACCGCGACCCTGCTGGCCCACCAACTCCAACGCTACCTGAGCAACGCCACCCTCGACGACGTCGACGCCGACGACCTGCTCGCCGGCGACGCCCTCGACGACACCGCCGAAGCCATCAGCGACTTCTTTTTGGGCGCGCGCCGCACCGACGTGCTCGAGCTCGCCGACGTGTTGGCGTACGAGGAAGAGTTGGATTAGTCGCGTCGCGCGACGCCAAGCCCCAACCCGACCAACAAGAGCAACGCCACGCTCGCCGGCACGTCGCGCCCGCTCGACGTGCAGCCACACCCGTCGTTTGACTGGAAGTTGGCGCCGGTGATCGACCCGTCGGCACCGGCGTCGGCGCCTCCGGCGTCCGGCCCACCCGGGCCTACATCATCTCCACCCGCGTCGGCGCCGCCGGCGTCTTCACCGCCGCCTCCGAAGTCGGGGCATGCGCCCGCCGCGTTGCCCGCGTCGCCGAGCAGGCGCTCGGCGAGCGCGGCGATGAGCTCGCCGCGCTGCGTGCTGTCGGCGACCGTCTCGAGCGGAAAGCCCACCACGATCGTCTGGCCGTCGGCCGACTCGACCGCCGCCGCACCCGCCGAGTAGGCGAGCACGGCCTGGCCACCCGACTCGGGCTCGAGCACGTCGGGCCACTCCATGCACGCTGCGTCCGCGGAGCAGTCGCCGAAGGTGAGCGTGCCCAGGCCGAGCGCGCTGGCGTCGACCTCGGTGGTGTCGGCGTCGTCGCCAACAAAGCCGGCGCCCAACATCGTGCCGAAGAACTCCTGGTCGGCCGCGTCGCCCTTCTCGACCAAGTCCCAGCCGATCTCGGCGCCCGAGATGAGCACCTTCGTGCCGCGCTCGAGCAGCTCGGCGACGACCTGTTGGTCGGCGAGCGCGAAGGTCTCGTCGCGAGTGCTCGTCTCGCCGACCGCCCAGATGACCAGGTCGTAGTCCTCGTCGGCGATGAGGCGTCCGGCGTCCTCGTCGGAGGTCATGTCGAAGCCCACCCCGCTCTTGGCGAGTTCGATGGCCGGGCCGTAGATGCGTGCGTAGGAGCGCGGGTTATTCGGGTCGGTCACCTGCTTGACCTCGCGGTCGACGCCGTCGACGTAGAGCACGCGCGCGCCGCCCTCGTGGGCGAGCTTGGCGCCCACGACCGTGCTGTCGAGGCTCTCACCGGCGTCGTTGACGGCGGTCACGCGCACGTACATCGCCTCGCAGCCGTCGAGCGGCAGGCTCAACGTGGTGTCGGTCGTCTCGATGGGCTCGGGGTCGAACAATAGACCGTCGGTCGAGGTGTAGACGCGATAGCTCGTCGCGTCCGAGTTCGGGTAGACCGAGTCGGCTTCGGGCTCCCAGCTCATCACGAGTTCGCCGTCGACCGCCTTGGCGTGCAAGGCGACCGGGGCGAGCGGCGGCACGAGCGCGTCGGCGCCCTTGAAGTGGCGGATCATCGCCACGTGCACCGCGCGGGCGGCGTCTTTGCGAAAGCCCATCTCGCGAATGAAGCGCGCGTCGTAGTCTTTGTCGTGGAAGGCGAGCTCGACGAGCGCGGCCGGAACGGTCAAGGGGTCGGCGACGCCGTGGGTGTACTTGTCCTCGTACCAGCCGTGACGGAAGGCCCGCAGCTCGCCGAAATTCGCGCCCTTTCGGCCGCGGTTGGTCCACTCGGAGTCCCACTTGGCGCGGATGCTCTTGACTATCTCGTCGTGGATGGCCGTGCCCCACTCGTCGGTGCCGGGCGGCAGCTCGTTTTCGACGAAGCCCGCCTCCCAGTTGGATTTGGAGACCCACATGTCCTTGTACCAGGTGTAGGTCGAGGTGCCCGTGCCGCCGCCGGCGTTGGTGTGCAGCGCGAAATAGGCGTCGACGCCGCGGTAGATGGCATAGAGGGGCCGCCCGGAGACGTCGCCCACCTTGAGCCAGTCGGGCGCGCCGACCCACTCGATGTAGGGGACGGAGGCTTCCTCCCAACGCGGCCGACCCGACGGCGCGCCGTTGCCGCCGTGCACAAAGCCCTGGCCCGCGCCGATGCGCATGGCGTCGGCGATGACGACCTTCTCGGCGTCGCCGCCCTTGTTGGAGAGGCTGATCGCGTAGGTCTTGTTCGCCTCGAAGGGAAAGGTGCCCACGTAGTGCCACACGTCGTTAAGCGTGCGCGCGGCGTCGGCGCCCGGCGGGATATTCGGGTAGTCGGCGCGCTCCCAATCCTCGACCAAAAGCTCGGACTGGTTCAGCGTGCGCGTGGTCTGCCCGCCGACGTGCTCGACGGTGTACTCCGCGGCCTCGGTGCGGTTGTTGCTCGCCAGAAAATACGCGTAGACCGGATACTCGCCGTCTTCGGGCACCGAAAACTCCCAGCGCGCCTCGGCCGAGCCGTTCGGGTCGAGATAGGCGTAGCGGTACGTGCTGCCAAAGCCCTCGCTCGAGCCGGTGTCCCAGGTGCCCGACGCCTCGACGTAGCCTGTGCCCTCGTCGTTGTCGACGACGACCTCGGCCGTGCCGTAGTTGCGCTCACGCATCGTGACCGCCGTGCCGCCGGAGCGCTCGACCATGTCGATGAGAAAGTCGATCATCGTCTGGTTGGTGTGGATATCCTCGCGCAGGCCCTCGGTGACGCCCCGCTGGAACGACCACGTGCTGCGGTCGCTGTACCACATGATGCCGTGGCCGCCGCTAAGGCCGATGCGAAGCCCCGACAACGCCCCGTCGCCGGGAACGGCGGTGTAGTGCGGCCGTTGGCGAAGCTTCTTGGCCCGATAGACCCGCTTGGCGCGCTCGAGCAACTCCGGCGACAAGTCCTCGCCGACGTGTCCGTGGGCGCTCAGGTTCGCCTCGGTCGACGTCGGCCGCGGGGGCAATCCCGGATCGGCGTCGGCGAATTGTGGGATGATCATCCCCAAAATGACGATCAACAAACAGATCCAGCAAGGCTTCACGCCGGTCTTCGGCGGGCATCCAAACGGTCCACACATGGCAAATTTCGTCGGCGTCGGGCAACACTGATTTGCGAGTCATTGACGCGTCGGAACGTAGCAGAATGGGCGATACGTGCCAAGAGTTGGCGTGCGCACCACGCGCTCCCCGATCTTGAAACCTCCACCCACGCAACTACATCTCATGGCTGCGACAATGACCAACAATCAAGAATTGAGGAGTTACAGATGAGCTATTTCGGCGATCCCAACTACGGCATCACCACCACCCTCGAAGGCGTCGGATTCGACGAGGCCGTCGAGCGCACCACCGCCGCACTCAAGGAAGAGAGCTTCGGCGTGCTCACCAGCATCGACATCAAGGAGACGCTCAAAAAGAAGCTCGACGCCGAGCACCGAAACTACGTGATCTTGGGCGCGTGCAACCCGCCGCTGGCCCACCAGGCGCTCACGGCCGAGGCGCCCATCGGTCTGCTGCTGCCGTGCAACGTCGTGGTCACCGAAGACGACGATGGCAACGCGGTCGTCTCGGCGATCGACCCCGTCGAGATGTTTAATGTGGTGGGACGAGACGACATCCAGCCCATCGCCCAGGACGTCAAAGAGCGCCTCGAGCGTGTCGTCGCGAGCTTGGCGAGCTAAAAGTTTCGAGACGATCGCGGCGCCCCCTGCCCTGCGAGCACGTATCACACGGCTCGCCCCCCCTAACTCCGGTCGCCGGGCAGGATTTTTCGAACTCGACCCCAAGAGCGTTTGCCCACGGGGCAGGATTTTTTCGAACCCGACCCCAGAACTTCTGCCCGATGGGCAAAACGGAAGGGGTGGGATGGGGCAGGGTTTTGCTCACCGGGCAAGATCTTTCGTGGTCGACCCCAAAAATTTTCTGCCCCACGGGCAGAATGAGGGGGGGTTCGACGGGGGGGGTTCTGCCCGTAGGGCATGATGGAGAGGGGTCGATACCGACCTCGCTTAGTACTACTTGGTCAACTTCGTGGCCCGCACCTGAGCGAGACCAGGGCCACGAGCGCGAGAAGGCATTCTGACAGCGATGCCGGTGCGCATCATGGAAGAATGACGCCGAAGCGATCGTGGTTCTGGGCCGCTCCAGGGCGGGTTCACCGAAAGTGACCAAGTAGTATTAGTCACTGTTCACGACCGACATCACCACCCCCGGCGCAGCCACCAACACACTCGCAAAGATCGCGTACACCGCCGGCACCGCCGGGTTGGGGAAGCCGAGTTGCGCGGCGTTCGTGTCGAACAGATAGACCAGCGGGCCCCAGCCGGCGACGACCTCGTTGAGGTTGACCACCGGGTCGCTGAAGATCGCCGAGTAGTACCAGCCGGTCAGGCCCAGGTAGACGCCGAGCGCGACGAGCGCGGCCGGAAACATCGTGTTCTTGCCGACTTTGGGAAAGAAGATGCCGAAGGTAATCGGCACCGCGCAGGTCGCCACGATGGCGTACACGCCAATCTGGCCGAAGATACCCAACAACTCGGGCGGGTTCATCGCGATCAGAAACGTCACCACGCCCATCGCCACCAAGACGCCCTGGCTCACATGGTGGGCCAGCCGGCTCTGCTCCTTTGGGGTCTTGTCTTTGAGCAGATTGTTGCGCGTCAGGTTCAAAAACAGGTCGTTGCCGGCGATGCTCGACAGCGCCACCAAGATCCCATCGAGGGTGCTCATGCCCGCGGCCAACAACACCACCGTGATGAACGCGAGCAGGCCCGGCGAGAAGGTCTCGGTCAGGTAGACCGTCATGACGAGGTCCTGCTTGAACTTGCCGTCGGCCATGAAGGCCTCGCGCGGGATGTCCATCATGTGGGCGTAGAGGCCCACGAGCAGCAGCGAAGTGAACACCACCGACACTGCCAAGCACACGCCCACCGACTGCCAGACCTGCTTCTCCTCTTTGAGGTACAGCGGCTTGATGATGATGTGCGGCTGACACACCAGCGCAAAGCCGATCACAAACCCGCATACCCACACCACAAACGGCGTGCCGAACAAGACACTCTCCGGGTTGGCCATCTTGGTCAGGTTGGGGCTCGTCTCGGCGAGCTTGTCCATGACCGGCGCGAAGCCGTCGCCGAAAAAGTGCAGCCCGCTGGCCACGATGATCGCCCCCACGAAGAACATCAAGATGCCCTGCAGGGTGTTCGTGTAGGCGTGGGCGTAGGTGCCGCCCAGAAAGATATACGAGAAGACAAACCCGATGATGAGCACCAGTGACTCGACGTTGCTCAGCCCGAGCGTCTTCTGCATCACGAGCGACAACGCCCCCACGATGAGCACCATGAAGGTGATCGACAGCAAGTTGAGCGCCGCAAAGAGCACCTCCATCGCCTTCGACCCGTAGCGCTGGCCGACCCACTGCGGCAGTGTGAGCGCCTTGGTCGCCTTGCCCACGCGCAAAAAGCCGATGCTCAGCACGATCAGCGCCGTAAAGATGCCCAGGCCGGCGGCCACCCCGTAGTGCATCAACGCGCTCATCCCGTGCACGTACACGAACCCCGGGTTGATCACGAAGGTCGCCGTCGACGCGATCGACGCCGCCAGGGTCACCCCGACGACCACCGGGTTCATGTCGCCCTTTCCGAGCGCAAAGCTCTCGATGTCGTCGGTCTTCTTGTGGCCCAGCCACGCCAGCCACATGGTGCCGACGAGGTAGACGAAAAAGAGGCCCCAGACGACGGGGTTTTCGGTGATGAGGTTGATGTATCTCATTTTGTTTTCTCTTGTTGTGGTCCCTTGCTTCTAGCAACGTCCCCTCCGGGGGCTTCCGCTACGCTTCAGCCCCCACCTCCCCTCGCGCTAGAAAACGCGCTGGGGAGGCGGATTGCACCTCTGAAGAGCTTTTCTTTCCTGCAATCCCCTCCCCGGGCCGCTTTTCAGGCCGCGGGGAGGTGTCGGCGAAGCGTAGCTGAGCCGACGGAGGGGCCTCGGCAGACAGCAAGGGACTGCTATTCCGCAGCTTCCGCTCTAGCTACCGGTGTCGAACGACCGTCGCGGTCAGCAAGCCACTGTCCGATAATCGGCCACAGATGCTCCGCCGCCTTGCGCGACACGACCGCGCCGACGTGGCCGCCGGGCAGGCGCATCACCTCTTTGTCGTCCGAGCTGATCTCGTCGACGAGCACCGCCGCGCTGTCTGCGGGCACGATGTGGTCGTGCTCGAAGGCCAGCACCAACGTCGGGTTCTCGATGTCCTCGAGCCGGACGGGCGTGCCGCCCAGGGCGAACTCGCCCGCGATGAGCTTGTTGCCGATATAGAGCTCGTCGATGTAGCGCCGGTAGGCTTCGCCCGGGAAGCTGACGTTGTCGTTCGCCCAGGTCTCCTTGGCGACGAAGCCGTCCAAAAACTGGTCGTCCCAAGCGCGGTCCACCAGGTAGACCGCTTTCGACAGGTTCATCGTCGGGCGCAGCAGGTGAAACGCGCCCTGCATGAGCTGCCACGGAACGTTACCGTTCGCCTCGACGAGCTTGTCGACGTCGAAGGTCTCGGTGCGCGTCCAGCGGCTCAACAGCCCGTCGTCGTGGAAGTTGATCGGCGCGGCGAGCGCGATGTGCCCGGCGAGGTACTCCTGGTGCTTGGCGGCGTAGATGGTGGTGAGTGTGCCGCCCAAACAGTAACCCAATAGGTGAGTCTTGCCGGTCTCCGAAGAGCGCGCGACCTTGCGCACCGCACGCCCCAAATACGTCTCGCACACGTCGTCGAACGTCAGGTATCGATCCTCGCCCGTTGGGGTACCCCAATCGATGCAATAGACGTCGTGCCCCTGCCCGACGAGCCACTCGGCGAAGCTTCTCCCGGGCATCAGGTCGAGCACGTAGTGCCGGTTGATGAGCGACGGGACCAGCAAGATGGGCGTCTTGTACGCCGGGCCTTCGGTGCGCGGCCGGTAGTGCAGAAGCCGCCACTTGTTCTCGCGGTGGACCACGTCGGCCGGCGTGCTGCCGATCTCGGGCTGCTTTTCCCGGGACCTTCTCTTCAGTGTCAGGAGATTTGTGAGTCGTTTGAGCATCTTGTTATCCTTGGTGGTCGCCTTGCAGCGGAGTGGCGCCTGCTATTTGAGGCGAGGCATAAACAGCGGCCTCGCGGGACGGCAATTGACGGGCGGACGGATCGTGGCGTTTGAGCGAAACGTGAGAATCTGCCAAAAGCCACGTGGCTACTTGCGAGACGATCGTCATGCGCAAACGCCGCGAATCGTCCACCCTGAAATGCTCGTTTCACCTCAATAGAGAGCGCCTCGATCCCAGAAGGCCTTCTCTATTCGTACAACCCTTCGAACACAGGCTCGAAAGCCTCGTAGACCTTCTTGCGCTTGACCTTCATCGTCGACGTCAAAAACCCGTTCTCGACGGTCAGCGGCGTGTCCAAGACGGCGTACGCTTTGAGCGTCTCGTAGCGCGGCAGACGGTCGTTGGCCGCCTCGACGCGCTCGGCGATGAGCTTGGCGATGGCTGCCTCGCGCTCGTCGTCGGCGACGTCGTTGTCGGTGAGCCACTGGGAGACGGCCTCGGTATTCGGCCAGACGCCGCCGGTCAGGTACTTCTTGCCGTCGCCGTAGACGACCACGTGCTCGATATACGGGTCGTCGTTGAACTGCTCTTCGATATGCGCCGGCGAGATATTCTTGCCGCCGGCGGTCACCAAGATCTCCTTTTTGCGCCCGACGATCTGCAGGAAGCCGTCGTCGGTCCACTTGCCCAGGTCGCCGGTCTTGAGCCAGCCGTCCTCGGTGAAGGTCTCTTTGGTGGCCTCTTCGTTTTTGTAGTAGCCCGCGAAGATATTGGGGCCCTTGGCAAGAATTTCGCCGTCGTCGGCGAGCTCGAGGTCGACCGACGGAAACGGCTTGCCGACGGAGTCGAACCGGAAGTCGTCGGGCCGGTTCATCGTCAGCGTCGGGCTCGCCTCGGTCAGCCCGTAGCCCTCGATGATGAGCAGGTCGTTGGCCAGGAAGAACTCTTTGATCTCTTGCTTGAGACCCGCCCCGCCCGACAGGCAGAACTCGAGGTTGCCGCCGGTCACCTCGGCGAGCTTTTGGCGCTGCTTTTCGGGCGTCTCTTCGCCCATGGCCGCCACGGCGAGCTTCTCCCAATAGCGTGGGATGCTCATAAAGACGTGCGGGCGCACCTCCGGGAGCTTCTGGAGCACGGTGTACGGGTCGCTCATGTAGGTCGTAAACCCGAGGATATTGCCCAGGCAGACCTCGCCGAAGCCAAACACGTGGCTCAGGGGAAGCCACCACAGGTCGACGGCGTTCTCGGGGATTTCACTGCCGAGCACCTCGATCCAGTCGCGCCCGTTCGACACGACGTTATTGTGGGTGAGCGGCACGCCCTTGGGCTTCCCGGTCGT
It encodes:
- a CDS encoding IPT/TIG domain-containing protein: MNKYTILLLTAALTLAACSDDDTNNASNNTNNAADTGVDTSPDTSTDTAEEGLSVMSIQPTSGGVSGGTAVTIAGTGFVDGAKVFFGDTEATDVTFVSKFQLDATSPAGAIGSVDVVVENPDGEQATLTGGFEYVDDAPTLSVGWCVLQFPDSTSVEAGSETEEIFGRVYVEGCSEADAQCAEVTAQVGYGVAGDDPTVDANKWTWTMASYNPGHTSDDNDEYGAKLTPDTAGDFVYAYRFSVDGGTNWTYCDLDDSTNGFSLDQAGELTVTEDTTVPTVDIGWCRLQWPESTSTTVGANTEMIYGRVYSAGCTDGNAHCDEITAQVGYGPTDGDPTADASAYTWTDASYNAGHESDNNDEYQAALQPTAEGTYSYAYRFSGDGGATWTYCDFDDAAGFVAGNMGTLTVDP
- a CDS encoding SDR family oxidoreductase translates to MSVLILGATSPIARAVAEEYAADGKSVVLAARNADEAEAIASDIAIRFEVDTFARSFDALDIDEHDAFVASVEDEAGPIEVVLVAFGDMGDQEASEEDFERARRVIDVNYTGAASLSEAVARRMVERGAGSIIGISSVAGDRGRKSNYFYGSAKGAFTLYLQGLRNRLADDGVHVMTVKLGFVDTRMTVDLETPIPIANPAKVGKAIARAQGRGVDTFYYPHFWRGIMGIIKAIPESIFKKLSL
- the amrS gene encoding AmmeMemoRadiSam system radical SAM enzyme — protein: MTHDAFTVPTKYWTELDSGKIRCDVCPRACKLNEGQRGMCFVRMRQDDQIVLTTWGRSSGFCIDPIEKKPLNHFLPGTPVLSFGTAGCNLACKFCQNWDISKSREVQTLADQATPETLARAAEELGARSIAFTYNDPVIFMEYAIDVAQACRERGIKTVAVTAGYMEEAPRREFFEHMDAANIDLKAFTQRFYKKIAAGDLAPVLDTLEYLAHETDVWFELTNLLIPGENDSDEELDEMTSWIVEHLGPDVPIHFSAFHPDYRMRDKPRTPASTLQRARRLAMQNGMRYAYTGNVHDEEGDTTFCHECGEALIVRDWYELKSWNLDEQGRCNTCSTPCAGVFEAKPGAWGRKRKPVFLRDFRATA
- the amrB gene encoding AmmeMemoRadiSam system protein B; the encoded protein is MTRTRPTAVAGRFYPADRAELEEQVRAHLSRGDTQKPAPRAVIAPHAGYVYSGDVAGRAFAPIESAADTIRRVVLVGPSHYVGFDGLAISSADAFETPLGEVPVDTELRRQLVDAGLAQVLDEPHTREHSLETHLPFLQGVLGSFELLPVAVGRATGAQVADLLEEVWDDDETFISVSSDLSHFHPYDEARDIDRRTCQAIEELRPDDLSHGDACGRIGIQGLLEVAKRRGLRVETLDLRNSGDTAGPKNEVVGYGAWAVYA
- a CDS encoding alpha/beta fold hydrolase; the encoded protein is MNVTELGMGPTLVLLHGDASPERVEPLARALADEFRVLLPDISEYCASGPLDPDGRRRCREALEEMIDQWTDVAQVSIVGHADGCYRAFDLALAGRVSIGAIVALGPFDAPDEDEAERFEHFVEQLGRITAPVYLRTAGDDQPTATLLAHQLQRYLSNATLDDVDADDLLAGDALDDTAEAISDFFLGARRTDVLELADVLAYEEELD
- a CDS encoding golvesin C-terminal-like domain-containing protein, with the translated sequence MCGPFGCPPKTGVKPCWICLLIVILGMIIPQFADADPGLPPRPTSTEANLSAHGHVGEDLSPELLERAKRVYRAKKLRQRPHYTAVPGDGALSGLRIGLSGGHGIMWYSDRSTWSFQRGVTEGLREDIHTNQTMIDFLIDMVERSGGTAVTMRERNYGTAEVVVDNDEGTGYVEASGTWDTGSSEGFGSTYRYAYLDPNGSAEARWEFSVPEDGEYPVYAYFLASNNRTEAAEYTVEHVGGQTTRTLNQSELLVEDWERADYPNIPPGADAARTLNDVWHYVGTFPFEANKTYAISLSNKGGDAEKVVIADAMRIGAGQGFVHGGNGAPSGRPRWEEASVPYIEWVGAPDWLKVGDVSGRPLYAIYRGVDAYFALHTNAGGGTGTSTYTWYKDMWVSKSNWEAGFVENELPPGTDEWGTAIHDEIVKSIRAKWDSEWTNRGRKGANFGELRAFRHGWYEDKYTHGVADPLTVPAALVELAFHDKDYDARFIREMGFRKDAARAVHVAMIRHFKGADALVPPLAPVALHAKAVDGELVMSWEPEADSVYPNSDATSYRVYTSTDGLLFDPEPIETTDTTLSLPLDGCEAMYVRVTAVNDAGESLDSTVVGAKLAHEGGARVLYVDGVDREVKQVTDPNNPRSYARIYGPAIELAKSGVGFDMTSDEDAGRLIADEDYDLVIWAVGETSTRDETFALADQQVVAELLERGTKVLISGAEIGWDLVEKGDAADQEFFGTMLGAGFVGDDADTTEVDASALGLGTLTFGDCSADAACMEWPDVLEPESGGQAVLAYSAGAAAVESADGQTIVVGFPLETVADSTQRGELIAALAERLLGDAGNAAGACPDFGGGGEDAGGADAGGDDVGPGGPDAGGADAGADGSITGANFQSNDGCGCTSSGRDVPASVALLLLVGLGLGVARRD